In the Limanda limanda chromosome 10, fLimLim1.1, whole genome shotgun sequence genome, one interval contains:
- the qdpra gene encoding quinoid dihydropteridine reductase a, whose amino-acid sequence MATHRVIVYGGRGALGSKCVRLFKSKGWWVASIDMAANEEASENVIVKMSECFAEQAGQVTADMSQLLGEQKVDAILCVAGGWAGGKCSSKDLYKNSDLMWKQSVWTSTISSHLAALHLKPGGLLTLAGAKASLSGTGGMVGYGMAKAAVHQLCQSLADENSGMPKGSAAVAILPVTLDTPMNRKFMPDADFSSWTPLEFIAEMFFNWATDVKRPASGSLMQLLTSAGETQAVATQ is encoded by the exons atggctACACACCGGGTCATCGTGTACGGAGGAAGAGGGGCTCTGGGCTCCAAGTGTGTCCGGCTCTTCAAGTCCAAAGGCTGG tgggtCGCCAGCATCGACATGGCAGCCAACGAGGAGGCGAGTGAGAACGTGATCGTGAAGATGAGCGAGTGCTTCGCGGAGCAGGCGGGACAG GTGACGGCAGACATGTCCCAGTTGCTAGGGGAACAGAAAGTGGACGCCATCTTGTGTGTGGCCGGAGGATGGGCGGGAGGGAAATGTAGTTCCAAAG ATTTATACAAAAACTCCGATCTCATGTGGAAGCAGAGCGTTTGGACCTCGACCATTTCCAGCCACCTCGCCGCTCTGCACCTGAAACCCGGCGGCCTGTTGACTTTGGCCGGAGCCAAAGCGTCTCTCTCAGGCACTGGAG GCATGGTCGGCTATGGCATGGCCAAGGCTGCCGTCCACCAGCTGTGTCAGAGTCTGGCAGATGAGAACAGTGGGATGCCAAAGGGATCCGCTGCTGTGGCCATACTACC GGTTACCTTGGATACGCCGATGAACAGGAAGTTCATGCCAGACGCAGATTTCAGTTCCTGGACGCCGCTGGAGTTCATTGCAGA AATGTTCTTCAACTGGGCCACGGACGTGAAGCGCCCGGCGTCGGGAAGCCTGATGCAGCTGCTGACCTCCGCAGGCGAGACCCAGGCTGTGGCCACTCAGTAG